In one window of Dictyoglomus sp. NZ13-RE01 DNA:
- a CDS encoding ABC transporter permease encodes MKETLFRYLKLYFQFFKINISSLMEYNLDFVFGIIALILKNLINILIIVFIFNIVDNIRGWDFNQILFLYAFSSTSFGIWHYFFVNTMSIPYYIRTGMLDRFLLRPVNVIFQIMTDSFDEDGIGDLIFGIIILIIAVTKLKLTLIKIIFLPLLLISGSLIYASLTLLGSMVSFFTVAHTDLSNLAMELSEFSKYPITIYNDILRLIFTVIIPIGFASYYPSLFYITNDKFSLVFVIISPIVSIIFFLIVCKLWNFALRYYSSSGS; translated from the coding sequence ATGAAGGAAACACTTTTTAGGTATTTGAAACTCTATTTTCAATTTTTTAAGATAAACATTAGTTCTCTTATGGAGTATAACTTGGACTTTGTTTTTGGAATAATTGCACTGATTTTAAAAAATCTTATAAATATCTTGATCATCGTTTTTATATTTAATATTGTTGATAATATTAGAGGGTGGGACTTTAATCAGATTTTATTTTTGTATGCTTTTTCAAGTACCAGTTTTGGTATATGGCATTATTTTTTTGTTAATACAATGTCAATACCCTATTATATAAGAACTGGCATGTTGGATAGATTTTTATTAAGACCAGTAAATGTCATTTTTCAAATAATGACAGATTCGTTTGATGAGGATGGAATAGGGGATTTAATATTTGGGATTATTATACTAATTATTGCTGTTACCAAACTAAAACTAACTTTAATAAAAATCATTTTCTTACCTTTACTGCTTATTTCAGGGAGTCTAATATATGCATCATTGACTTTATTAGGTTCTATGGTGTCGTTCTTTACGGTTGCTCATACTGACCTTTCTAATCTTGCAATGGAACTTTCCGAGTTTTCTAAATATCCAATTACAATATATAACGATATACTTAGGCTTATATTTACTGTAATCATTCCGATTGGTTTTGCTTCATATTATCCAAGTTTATTTTATATAACAAACGACAAATTTAGTTTGGTGTTTGTGATTATATCTCCAATAGTTTCGATTATTTTCTTTCTAATTGTATGTAAACTTTGGAATTTTGCACTTCGTTATTATTCAAGTTCAGGAAGTTGA
- a CDS encoding ABC transporter, with protein sequence MKVIEVKNLTKIYRTYEDINLRKLFQKNLKEIKALDNVSFSINSNEFVGLIGVNGAGKSTLIKILTGILEPTYGEVRVLGNVPTKYRKVNNYRISAVFGQRCQLRWDISAIESFKLLKEIYRINDKDFISRLEFFSELLDISEIMNRPVRTLSLGEKMRVELCAAFLHNPEIVFLDEPTIGLDIFSKEAILNFLKELKKENKVTLILTTHDISDIEEVCERILILDKGKIIIDGQKNEIINSFNIQSQILFIMKKEDIVVPEIVKRFSYQISKNRLLINEVPKNYVSQIITEILRENFVVEMEIKYQDLEEIVKQIYIKEKGNIS encoded by the coding sequence ATGAAGGTTATTGAAGTTAAAAATTTGACGAAAATTTATAGAACTTATGAAGATATAAATCTAAGAAAGCTCTTTCAAAAAAATTTAAAAGAAATCAAAGCCTTAGATAATGTAAGCTTTTCGATAAATTCAAATGAATTTGTTGGTCTAATTGGCGTAAATGGAGCTGGCAAGTCCACATTAATTAAGATTTTAACTGGAATTTTGGAACCAACATACGGAGAAGTAAGGGTCTTAGGAAATGTACCAACAAAATATAGGAAAGTGAATAATTATAGAATAAGTGCAGTCTTTGGACAAAGATGTCAATTAAGATGGGATATATCAGCCATTGAATCTTTTAAATTATTGAAAGAAATTTATCGGATTAATGATAAAGATTTTATTAGTAGACTTGAATTCTTTTCAGAACTTCTCGATATTAGCGAAATTATGAATAGACCAGTAAGGACATTAAGTTTAGGCGAAAAAATGAGAGTTGAATTGTGTGCTGCATTTCTGCATAATCCTGAAATTGTATTTTTAGATGAGCCAACCATAGGGTTAGATATTTTTAGTAAGGAAGCGATTCTTAATTTTCTTAAAGAATTAAAAAAGGAAAATAAGGTTACACTTATTCTCACAACCCATGATATTTCAGATATCGAAGAAGTATGCGAAAGGATATTGATTTTAGATAAGGGAAAAATCATAATAGACGGACAAAAAAATGAAATCATCAATAGTTTTAATATTCAAAGTCAAATCTTATTTATTATGAAAAAGGAAGACATAGTAGTCCCTGAAATTGTTAAAAGATTCTCTTATCAAATTTCTAAAAACCGCTTATTAATTAATGAAGTACCAAAAAATTATGTTTCACAGATAATAACAGAGATTTTGAGGGAAAATTTTGTCGTAGAAATGGAGATAAAATATCAAGACCTTGAAGAAATAGTTAAGCAGATTTATATCAAAGAAAAGGGAAATATATCATAA
- a CDS encoding ABC transporter substrate-binding protein: MKRSLRILSIIVLLLLCISFSKTNFPIEVKDDLGRVIKFSQIPKRIVSLAPSSTEILFALGLDKEIVGVTDFCDYPKQAQTKEKVGGFSNPNVEKIVKLNPDLVVLYKSFPKEIFNQLTQLLPNTNFIVLDPKNFEDVLNNILLLGKITGKETSALKIHGNMLRRLKEIERKLTFIKPSKKVLFLLWNDPFISASPSTFIGDLFKKLKVINIVENETPEYPILSIEYIVNKNPDYIIIGEMSGINIDSIINKPEFSSISAVKNRKVYYVNDDLVFRPGPRLIDGLEALFRIFYPNL; the protein is encoded by the coding sequence ATGAAAAGATCTTTAAGGATCTTATCTATCATTGTCCTATTACTTTTATGTATTAGTTTCTCAAAAACAAACTTTCCTATTGAGGTAAAGGATGATTTAGGAAGAGTTATAAAATTTTCACAAATTCCCAAAAGGATTGTTTCTTTAGCTCCCTCCTCTACAGAAATTTTATTCGCATTAGGGCTTGATAAAGAGATTGTAGGTGTAACAGACTTTTGTGATTACCCAAAACAAGCTCAAACAAAAGAGAAAGTTGGAGGATTTAGCAATCCTAATGTTGAAAAAATAGTAAAATTAAATCCCGATCTTGTAGTTTTATATAAAAGCTTTCCTAAGGAGATATTCAACCAACTTACTCAACTATTACCAAATACCAATTTTATAGTGCTCGATCCCAAAAATTTTGAAGATGTATTAAATAATATTCTACTTTTAGGAAAGATTACAGGTAAAGAAACATCCGCTCTTAAAATTCATGGAAATATGTTAAGAAGATTAAAAGAGATAGAAAGAAAACTTACCTTTATAAAGCCCTCTAAAAAAGTTCTATTTTTGCTCTGGAATGATCCCTTTATTTCTGCATCACCATCCACTTTTATAGGAGATTTGTTTAAAAAATTAAAAGTAATAAACATTGTGGAGAATGAAACTCCTGAGTACCCTATATTGAGTATTGAATATATTGTTAACAAGAATCCAGATTATATAATAATTGGAGAAATGAGTGGAATAAATATAGATTCAATAATAAATAAACCTGAATTTTCAAGTATATCCGCCGTAAAAAATAGAAAGGTCTATTATGTTAATGATGATTTAGTTTTTAGACCTGGACCAAGATTAATCGATGGCTTAGAAGCCCTATTTAGAATATTTTATCCTAATCTGTAA
- a CDS encoding heme ABC transporter permease yields MERRKELLLLILILILVFFVSIWTGGGISNTNIFWNLRLPRSLLVILVGGNLAISGAILQGYFHNFLAEPHIIGISSGAALGATIYFILAGGTWEIDPLLTPWMSLLGAFFVLIILVFWNKKFKLNSQLILLGVSLNALLSSIISFLLFWNQKVFQGIYFWILGGFNGKGWRHLEITFFYSLIAIPWAFIWRDKFNILSLSEEEAYSLGLDVRKYETYLLILISLLIAPSVATSGIIGFIGLISPHIMRLWKTSDYKWLIPSSFLAGAIILTISDIVARNIFYPSELPIGIITSFLGVPFFIYLLMRSKND; encoded by the coding sequence ATGGAAAGAAGAAAGGAATTATTACTGCTAATACTGATTTTGATTTTAGTCTTCTTCGTATCCATATGGACGGGAGGGGGGATTTCAAACACTAATATATTCTGGAATCTAAGACTGCCAAGAAGCTTATTAGTTATCTTGGTGGGAGGAAATTTGGCTATTTCAGGAGCCATCCTACAAGGATATTTTCATAATTTTCTCGCAGAACCTCATATTATCGGTATTTCTTCTGGAGCTGCCCTTGGAGCAACTATTTATTTTATTCTTGCAGGTGGCACATGGGAAATTGATCCCCTATTGACACCCTGGATGTCCCTTTTAGGAGCTTTCTTTGTACTAATAATTCTGGTTTTTTGGAATAAAAAGTTTAAACTAAATTCTCAGCTTATACTTCTTGGAGTTTCTCTTAATGCGTTACTTTCGTCTATTATCTCTTTTCTGCTTTTCTGGAATCAAAAGGTCTTTCAAGGTATATACTTTTGGATACTTGGAGGGTTCAACGGTAAAGGGTGGAGACATTTAGAAATTACTTTTTTTTACTCTTTAATTGCTATTCCATGGGCATTTATTTGGAGGGATAAATTTAATATACTATCTTTAAGCGAAGAAGAGGCTTATAGCTTAGGATTAGATGTTAGAAAATATGAAACATATTTATTAATATTGATCTCTCTTTTAATAGCTCCATCTGTTGCAACATCTGGAATTATTGGCTTTATTGGACTAATATCTCCACATATTATGAGACTATGGAAAACTTCAGACTATAAATGGCTTATACCCTCAAGCTTTCTTGCAGGAGCTATAATATTAACTATCTCTGATATTGTTGCAAGAAATATATTCTATCCTTCAGAACTACCTATTGGCATCATTACCTCTTTTTTGGGAGTTCCCTTTTTTATCTATCTTTTAATGAGGAGTAAAAATGATTAG
- a CDS encoding ferrichrome ABC transporter ATP-binding protein → MIRIENLTAGYNSNIVIKNLSWSSPEKGFVGILGPNGAGKTTFLRILIKYLLPKEGYVFIKGKEIREYKQKDLAKIVAFLPQKSIPDLSFTVEEYISLGRYPYSRFWYSLSRKDKEKIRNIMEITETIKLKDKKLFQLSGGEQQRVNLARALIQEPKILLLDEPTNNLDPYYQIYFLEYIKKLGKEILVISSIHDINLASIYSDYIMFLKDGTLYKYGEKEEVLTLQNLKKVYNLSFIEVTTPKGKIFLPVR, encoded by the coding sequence ATGATTAGAATAGAGAACTTAACGGCAGGATACAATTCTAACATTGTTATAAAAAATTTAAGCTGGAGTTCTCCAGAAAAGGGGTTTGTAGGAATTTTAGGACCAAATGGAGCAGGAAAAACTACTTTTTTAAGGATATTAATAAAATACTTACTACCAAAAGAAGGTTATGTTTTTATAAAAGGGAAAGAGATTAGAGAATATAAACAAAAAGATCTTGCAAAAATTGTAGCTTTTCTTCCTCAAAAAAGTATTCCAGACCTATCATTTACCGTAGAAGAATATATTTCACTGGGTAGGTATCCATACTCTCGCTTTTGGTACTCTCTTAGCAGGAAAGATAAGGAAAAAATCCGCAATATAATGGAAATTACTGAAACTATTAAACTTAAAGATAAAAAACTATTTCAGCTTTCAGGAGGAGAACAGCAAAGAGTAAACTTAGCAAGAGCCTTAATCCAAGAACCTAAAATATTATTATTGGACGAACCAACAAATAATTTAGACCCTTACTACCAAATATACTTTTTAGAATATATTAAGAAATTGGGGAAAGAAATTCTTGTTATATCAAGTATTCATGATATAAATTTAGCCTCAATATATTCGGATTACATCATGTTTTTAAAAGATGGAACACTATATAAATATGGAGAAAAAGAAGAAGTTTTAACCCTTCAAAACCTAAAAAAAGTTTATAATTTATCCTTTATAGAAGTTACAACTCCAAAAGGAAAAATATTTTTACCAGTCAGGTAA
- the rpe gene encoding ribulose-phosphate 3-epimerase yields MIKVYPSLLAVNLLRIEESMKEIEDIIDAWHVDIMDGHFVPNLSYGPSFVKTIKKIANKPLNVHLMVERPELFVDAFISAGVDELGFHVEATYHPQRLIKYIQSKGVRPYLVLNPATPLSSLDYLLDEIDMVLIMTVNPGFGGQELIPFTLRKIYELRKKALNSKKNLDIMVDGGIDRNTVGSVIENGANIIVSGVGIFEDEDPRSVVLYYKSFNFKGV; encoded by the coding sequence ATGATAAAAGTATATCCTTCACTTTTAGCAGTAAATTTATTAAGGATTGAAGAGTCAATGAAAGAGATTGAGGATATTATAGATGCATGGCATGTAGATATAATGGACGGGCATTTTGTACCTAATCTTAGTTATGGACCTTCCTTTGTTAAAACCATAAAAAAGATTGCAAATAAGCCATTAAATGTGCATTTAATGGTAGAGAGACCAGAATTATTTGTAGATGCTTTTATTTCTGCAGGAGTAGATGAGTTGGGCTTTCATGTTGAAGCTACTTATCATCCTCAAAGATTAATAAAGTATATTCAAAGCAAAGGTGTAAGACCTTATTTGGTCTTAAATCCTGCAACTCCTCTTTCTTCTTTAGATTATCTTTTAGATGAGATTGATATGGTATTAATTATGACAGTAAATCCAGGTTTTGGGGGACAGGAATTGATACCTTTTACTTTAAGAAAGATATATGAGTTAAGGAAAAAGGCTTTAAATAGTAAAAAAAATCTTGATATAATGGTAGATGGTGGTATTGATAGGAATACTGTGGGCTCTGTTATTGAAAACGGGGCAAATATAATTGTTAGTGGTGTAGGAATATTCGAGGATGAGGATCCAAGATCTGTAGTTCTATATTATAAATCTTTTAATTTTAAGGGGGTTTAG
- a CDS encoding ethanolamine transporter — MKKQNKIFEYTPYILIGLLILLIALNVYSIINIFFVPKSDIVNVPDVRGKDIITATKLLSENGFRCRIIGVVVDKSKNDIIVVDQNPITRTVKGSIIDLWVSQPAKLVLVPDVKHMNVEDARNLLEKLGLRVEVTPSENGYVVRQVPDSNFFVEKGSNILLWTESSSINTQTPLESTETGTEQTETMTP, encoded by the coding sequence ATGAAGAAACAGAATAAAATTTTTGAATATACTCCATATATTCTTATTGGTCTTTTAATACTCTTAATTGCTCTAAATGTATACAGTATTATAAACATATTTTTTGTCCCTAAGAGTGATATAGTGAATGTACCGGATGTAAGAGGTAAAGATATAATAACTGCTACAAAATTACTTTCGGAAAATGGTTTTAGATGTAGGATAATAGGGGTAGTAGTTGATAAATCAAAGAATGATATTATTGTTGTTGATCAAAACCCAATAACAAGAACAGTAAAAGGAAGCATAATTGATCTATGGGTTAGTCAGCCTGCAAAATTAGTTTTGGTTCCTGATGTTAAACATATGAATGTTGAAGATGCAAGAAATTTGTTAGAAAAACTTGGATTAAGAGTTGAGGTAACTCCCTCAGAAAATGGATATGTTGTTAGACAAGTACCAGATAGTAATTTTTTTGTAGAAAAAGGTAGCAATATCCTTCTTTGGACTGAGTCTTCATCTATTAATACTCAAACACCTTTAGAAAGTACGGAAACAGGTACTGAGCAAACAGAGACCATGACTCCTTAA
- the rlmN gene encoding 23S rRNA (adenine(2503)-C(2))-methyltransferase RlmN — translation MKDSIYSYNIEELKNYMAKIGEPPYRAGQILDWIYKKLVLNPLDMSNLPKSLREKLYEDFSFDLPEVIETIEEKDTKKFLLRLWDGETIEAVLMYHQNRQTLCVSTQVGCAFRCQFCATGLIGFKRNLSCGEIVSQVLLAKLILKSEKKDLTNVVYMGMGEPLANYDNVMKSIRVIHSSWGLNMGARHISISTVGIVPEIYKLAGEGIPLTLAISLHAPDNQLRNLLVPINKKYPLEELMPAVWYYAERTKRRISFEYVLLEDINDTQEMAKKLVELLKGRPAHVNLIPWNPVDEFPWSRPSLMKIKKFENYLMDHGINVTLRISKGEEIKAGCGQLRGKYVVRWIRKNEETE, via the coding sequence ATGAAGGATAGTATTTATTCTTATAATATTGAAGAACTAAAAAATTATATGGCTAAAATTGGTGAGCCACCCTATAGGGCAGGTCAAATATTGGATTGGATTTATAAAAAACTTGTTTTAAATCCATTAGATATGTCTAACCTTCCTAAGTCACTAAGAGAAAAACTGTATGAAGATTTTTCTTTTGACTTACCTGAAGTCATAGAGACTATAGAAGAGAAGGATACAAAGAAATTTTTGTTAAGGCTTTGGGATGGAGAAACTATTGAGGCTGTACTTATGTATCATCAAAATAGACAGACACTATGCGTATCTACACAAGTTGGATGTGCTTTTAGGTGTCAATTTTGCGCTACTGGACTTATAGGATTTAAAAGGAATCTTTCTTGTGGTGAGATAGTTTCACAGGTTTTACTCGCAAAATTGATTCTAAAAAGTGAAAAAAAAGATCTAACTAATGTGGTTTATATGGGAATGGGAGAGCCCTTAGCTAATTATGATAATGTAATGAAATCTATAAGAGTAATACATTCCTCATGGGGGTTAAATATGGGGGCAAGACATATTTCTATTTCTACAGTAGGAATTGTTCCAGAAATTTATAAATTGGCAGGGGAGGGGATACCACTAACTCTTGCTATTTCTTTACATGCTCCAGATAATCAATTAAGAAATCTTCTTGTCCCTATAAACAAAAAATACCCATTAGAGGAACTGATGCCAGCTGTATGGTACTATGCGGAAAGAACAAAGAGAAGAATTAGTTTTGAGTATGTTCTATTGGAAGACATAAATGATACTCAAGAAATGGCTAAAAAATTGGTAGAACTTTTAAAAGGAAGACCTGCCCATGTAAATTTAATTCCCTGGAATCCTGTGGATGAATTTCCATGGAGTAGACCATCCCTTATGAAGATAAAAAAATTTGAAAATTATTTGATGGATCACGGTATTAATGTGACATTAAGAATTTCTAAGGGAGAAGAAATTAAGGCTGGATGTGGACAATTGAGAGGAAAATATGTAGTGAGGTGGATTAGAAAAAATGAAGAAACAGAATAA
- a CDS encoding 16S rRNA (cytosine(967)-C(5))-methyltransferase — MRARLKAVEILYEIEKREGYANLMLRSFLPSLDLSQKEKSFITELVYGILRWQLTLDAVWKRFVKKPDDLSLWSKILLRMAVYHKYFLENTILPVAMNELVEIAKMKAKKEKNLINAVIRKIVNENYDFSNLPEDVKLSHPQWILDEWKEYLGDEIAIKIAEANNFPAPISIRVNKLKTNKEELKKLLEKDRIKYRDGLLVEDALIIENGFDFENYELFKKGYFTVQSEASMLTSLILNPKPGERVADLCSAPGTKSTHLAELMNNRGKIVSIDKNSTRIKLIEKNAKRLGISIIETLNMDVLSIPESLDGTFDKVLLDAPCTGLGVLRHKPEIKWRRKREDVYELSKLQLAMLKRAGKLVKRGGEILYSTCTLTWQENETVVLSFLKENINFKLKNFHFKDSLYRGFLKIIPYEYNTDGFFIALIKNEG; from the coding sequence ATGAGAGCAAGATTAAAGGCGGTTGAGATTCTTTATGAAATAGAAAAGAGGGAAGGATACGCCAACTTGATGTTAAGAAGTTTCCTTCCCTCTTTAGATTTATCCCAAAAAGAGAAATCTTTTATAACAGAACTTGTTTATGGAATTTTGAGATGGCAATTAACTCTTGATGCTGTTTGGAAAAGATTTGTTAAAAAACCTGATGATTTATCTCTGTGGTCAAAAATTCTTTTAAGAATGGCAGTTTATCATAAATATTTCTTAGAGAATACAATTTTACCTGTAGCAATGAATGAGTTAGTAGAAATAGCAAAGATGAAGGCGAAAAAAGAGAAAAATCTCATAAATGCGGTTATTAGAAAAATTGTTAACGAAAATTATGATTTTTCTAATTTACCCGAAGATGTTAAGCTTTCTCATCCTCAATGGATATTAGATGAATGGAAAGAATATTTAGGAGATGAAATTGCTATTAAAATAGCTGAAGCTAATAATTTTCCAGCCCCAATTTCTATTAGGGTAAACAAATTAAAAACTAATAAAGAAGAATTAAAAAAACTGTTAGAAAAAGATAGAATTAAATACAGAGATGGCTTATTGGTAGAGGATGCCTTAATAATAGAGAATGGATTTGATTTTGAAAACTATGAACTTTTTAAGAAAGGTTATTTTACAGTACAAAGTGAAGCAAGTATGTTAACTTCATTAATATTAAATCCAAAACCAGGAGAAAGGGTTGCAGATTTGTGCTCCGCTCCTGGTACAAAGTCAACTCATCTTGCGGAGCTTATGAATAACAGAGGGAAAATAGTTTCTATTGATAAAAATTCAACGAGAATAAAATTGATAGAGAAGAATGCTAAAAGATTAGGAATTAGCATAATAGAAACTCTTAATATGGATGTTTTAAGTATTCCTGAGAGCTTAGATGGTACTTTTGATAAAGTTCTTTTGGATGCTCCGTGTACTGGGCTTGGTGTCTTAAGGCATAAGCCAGAAATTAAATGGCGAAGAAAAAGAGAGGATGTATATGAGCTTTCAAAACTTCAGCTTGCTATGTTAAAAAGAGCTGGAAAATTAGTAAAAAGAGGAGGAGAAATTTTATATAGTACTTGCACTTTGACATGGCAGGAAAATGAAACAGTAGTTTTAAGCTTTCTGAAAGAAAATATAAATTTTAAGTTGAAGAATTTTCATTTCAAAGATAGCTTATATAGAGGTTTTTTAAAAATAATTCCCTATGAATACAATACTGATGGATTTTTTATAGCCTTAATCAAAAATGAAGGATAG
- a CDS encoding peptidase: protein MFFFWDPTYIILLPALILSIYASWKVRSTFEYYSQIPNSRGITGAEAAKLLLSSLGLYDVKVELTPGALTDHYDPRTKTLRLSEPVYYSPSISALGVCAHEIGHAIQHAEGYFALALRSSLVPIAGFGTNMAFPLFLIGFIFGSYSLMNIGILLFSLGVLFYLITLPVELNASKRARELLLTTGLVTQRESEGVKAVLNAAALTYLAAAAMAILQLFRLILLANMRRRD from the coding sequence ATGTTCTTTTTTTGGGATCCAACGTATATAATATTGTTACCAGCATTAATTCTTAGTATTTATGCAAGCTGGAAAGTAAGATCTACTTTTGAGTATTATTCACAAATTCCTAATTCAAGAGGAATCACAGGGGCAGAGGCTGCAAAACTATTACTAAGCTCTCTTGGACTATATGATGTTAAAGTAGAGCTTACGCCAGGAGCTCTTACTGATCATTATGATCCAAGGACAAAAACCCTAAGACTTTCGGAACCTGTTTACTACTCACCTTCCATTTCTGCTCTTGGAGTTTGTGCCCATGAAATAGGACATGCTATTCAACATGCGGAGGGATATTTTGCTTTGGCTCTCAGATCTTCATTGGTGCCTATTGCTGGTTTTGGTACAAATATGGCATTTCCTCTCTTCTTAATTGGTTTTATCTTTGGAAGCTATTCTTTGATGAATATAGGAATTCTTTTGTTTTCCTTAGGAGTTCTCTTCTATCTTATTACTTTACCGGTAGAGCTTAATGCCAGTAAAAGAGCAAGGGAACTTTTACTTACTACAGGGCTTGTTACTCAAAGGGAGAGTGAGGGTGTTAAGGCAGTTTTAAATGCAGCTGCATTAACATATCTTGCAGCAGCTGCTATGGCCATCTTACAACTCTTTAGGCTTATCCTTTTAGCAAATATGAGAAGAAGAGATTAA
- a CDS encoding ABC transporter permease, producing MLHYILRRILYMIPMMILISILVFIVIQLPPGDFLTSYISQLATSGESVDLETIQALKARYGLDKPLYMQYLIWIWNMFQGDFGRSLLWNRPVSELIGERLALTFVVSLFTLIFIWIVSFIIGVYSATHQYSIGDYTFTLLGYLGLATPNFMLALIILWLAYSYTGKNLAGLFSPEYINAPWSFAKFVDMLKHIWVPVIIVGTSGTAGLIRTLRANLLDELNKAYVLAARAKGLPERKVIFKYPLRLAMIPFIGSVGWSLPFLVSGAEITSIVLNLPTSGPLLLSALQNQDMYLAGAFILFLSLLTLLGTLISDILLAWVDPRIRFE from the coding sequence ATGTTACATTATATTTTAAGAAGAATTTTATACATGATTCCCATGATGATTTTAATCTCTATATTAGTTTTTATCGTGATTCAACTTCCCCCAGGAGATTTTTTAACCTCTTATATTTCTCAACTTGCTACCAGTGGAGAATCTGTTGACCTGGAAACAATTCAGGCATTAAAGGCAAGATACGGCTTGGACAAACCTCTATATATGCAATATTTAATATGGATTTGGAATATGTTTCAAGGCGATTTTGGAAGATCACTACTTTGGAATAGACCTGTCAGTGAACTGATTGGAGAACGTCTTGCCTTAACATTTGTTGTTTCTCTTTTTACATTAATATTTATTTGGATCGTATCTTTTATTATTGGAGTGTATTCTGCCACACATCAATATTCAATCGGTGATTATACCTTTACATTATTAGGATATCTTGGTTTAGCTACCCCTAATTTCATGTTAGCTTTAATTATTCTTTGGCTTGCATATTCCTATACAGGAAAAAACTTAGCAGGATTATTCTCCCCAGAATATATAAACGCACCATGGAGTTTTGCCAAGTTTGTTGATATGCTAAAGCACATTTGGGTCCCTGTAATAATAGTAGGAACAAGTGGGACAGCAGGATTAATTAGAACATTAAGAGCAAATCTTTTAGATGAATTAAATAAGGCTTATGTACTAGCAGCAAGAGCTAAAGGACTTCCAGAAAGAAAAGTAATATTTAAATATCCTTTAAGATTAGCGATGATTCCCTTTATAGGAAGTGTTGGTTGGTCCCTGCCATTTTTAGTCTCTGGTGCAGAAATTACTTCTATTGTTCTGAATCTACCAACATCAGGTCCTTTACTTTTAAGTGCTCTTCAGAACCAGGATATGTATCTTGCTGGAGCTTTCATACTATTTTTAAGTCTATTAACACTTTTAGGGACTCTCATTTCTGATATTCTTTTGGCTTGGGTAGATCCAAGAATTAGATTCGAGTAG